Part of the Nostoc sp. ATCC 53789 genome, TGAGGGGAAATAAGACCTCGTTCTGGATGATGCCAACGTATCAGGGCCTCAAATCCAATAATTTTGCCAGTTATAAGTGAAATAATTGGCTGGTAATCAAGGCGAAATTCTTCTTGTTTGAGCAGTGCATTTCGCAGAGCAGTTTCTAACTCTAATAGCAAAGATGCACCCTCGTACATCTTTTGGTCAAAGACCTCATAGCGTGCTTTACCAAGTGATTTGGCACGGTACATTGCAACATCGGCATCGCGGAGAATATGCGCTGATTGTTCATAATCTGGCTTACTTAAAGCGATGCCAATACTAGCATTAGTAAATACCAGATGCTCATTTAATTGAAATGGCAAAGCTAGCACCTTTTTAATTCGCTCGGCTACCTGTATGGCGATGTCAATATCCTCAATGTCCTCAATTAAGATGGTGAACTCGTCTCCACCAAAACGGGCAACTATGTCTCCGCCTCGCAGAACTGACTTTAGCCGATGGGAAATTGCAATCAAAAGTTGATTTCCTAGTAGATGTCCCAGGCTGTCGTTAACAACTTTAAAGCGGTCTAGGTCTAAGAAGAGTACGGCAAATAAATAATTATTGTGCTGTTTGGTACGTTCTATTGCTTGCTGGACTCGCTCCATAAATAATCGTTGATTAGGTAATCCAGTTAGCCCGTCATGAAGACTATTGTGAAGTAATTGCTCTTGTGCTTGTTGGCGCTTGATAATGTCTTGTTCTAGTTGTTGATTTACTCTGATAAGTTCAACAGTGCGTTCTAGAACCAGTTGCTCAAGCTGATAACGATATTGGATTAATTCTTCCTCTACTAACTTCCGCTTAGTGATGTCACGGATAATAACAACATACTCCCGTAGCTGAGAATTAAATGGCTGTGAAATAGTTGATTCAACAATTCTTAGACCTTGGTTTATTTTTAAAGTTTGCTCAGTTCTGATAGACCATTGCTTTGGTTTGCCGTGATAACATACCAAGAGTTGATTCAAGTTTTGCCCAAGCAACTCTTGAGAGTGTGTTTGAAATAATTCTTCAGCCGCAGCATTAGTCTGACAAATTTTACCGTTTTCATCTAAGACTAAAACAGTATCTGGAACAGTATCGAGAGTAGTGATAAATAGACTTTTTGCTTGTTTGCGTGCTTCATCAATAGCAACGATTTGTGGTAGAGTTGTCCAGCAAGCGATCGCTACTCCAATCAAAGAAAGCGTTACTAACAGAATAGCTAGTAAAGAATTTTGAGGATTATCAGAAACTTTACCTAATAAATCGCGGATAACCCAACTGCTTGTAGCAGTAATACAAATTAATGATACTAGGACAATCACCTGTAGTATCAGAAAGTCTGAATTGTTTGTGCTAGACCGAGTGTAGTAACGCTGTGTCCACCATTCCAACTGTAATGGTGCAAATCTTAAACGACGTAGCCCAACATCTCCAATCATCAAAACAATGGGTAATAATAATCCCACTGAAAAATCTCTCCAATTCCAAGCTAAACCTCCTACTATTAGAACTACCGCTTCTAGAAAGAAAAAACCAAGCGACCACCAAGGCCATAACACCTGGGGTTTTCCTCGACACAGCCATAATCCCAGATGTAATCCCATAATGGACATTAGATAACAGGTGCCTGCTACTGTGACAAGTTGAGATACATTTCCCAAATTTAGACACAGCAAACTGATTAGAAAGGTCAGG contains:
- a CDS encoding EAL domain-containing protein, which encodes MLTQNSIPTEKNQNLVIRLPRTLSYLETWGFGLTGHVGWIGTAPIIHAALGPKAILVWFVGTIISFLLNLQVQSLGRRWPDVAGGTPNYITRLLKNFPGLGRYVALGYFFSWAAAPALYAIILTDLIKVNFETLGIYCPETLLKVLFTAIPFILAFSGTRALALLHLFFVFPAILLLLLFSVEGVLWLAFSNANLKFIPTSTHTISFEEWAKWFFLASYSIYACETTSSFVADSHHPYKTLSFLTVAAWLIPPVFLGGSWVLMCSGQNPTIGNDAFLNLVAASKPFWGESASFLATLLITVSCLLSSATAVSNSPRILYQLALDRQISPIFALVSRQGVLGPAIFLTFLISLLCLNLGNVSQLVTVAGTCYLMSIMGLHLGLWLCRGKPQVLWPWWSLGFFFLEAVVLIVGGLAWNWRDFSVGLLLPIVLMIGDVGLRRLRFAPLQLEWWTQRYYTRSSTNNSDFLILQVIVLVSLICITATSSWVIRDLLGKVSDNPQNSLLAILLVTLSLIGVAIACWTTLPQIVAIDEARKQAKSLFITTLDTVPDTVLVLDENGKICQTNAAAEELFQTHSQELLGQNLNQLLVCYHGKPKQWSIRTEQTLKINQGLRIVESTISQPFNSQLREYVVIIRDITKRKLVEEELIQYRYQLEQLVLERTVELIRVNQQLEQDIIKRQQAQEQLLHNSLHDGLTGLPNQRLFMERVQQAIERTKQHNNYLFAVLFLDLDRFKVVNDSLGHLLGNQLLIAISHRLKSVLRGGDIVARFGGDEFTILIEDIEDIDIAIQVAERIKKVLALPFQLNEHLVFTNASIGIALSKPDYEQSAHILRDADVAMYRAKSLGKARYEVFDQKMYEGASLLLELETALRNALLKQEEFRLDYQPIISLITGKIIGFEALIRWHHPERGLISPQEFIPLAEETGMIVSIGQWVLSEACQQMHRWHQQFPSSLPLTISVNFSGKQITQPDVFKQVKHILQETGLEPCSLKLEITETLLMDNFELATTVLSQLTELNVEMHMDDFGTGYSSLSYLHRLPIKTLKIDRSFVTNIGSRGENLEIVRAIVTLAHNLNMSVTAEGIETVEQLAQLKALQCDYGQGYFFLPPMESAEVEMLLAANLCYKNFLKR